A genomic segment from Methanomicrobium sp. W14 encodes:
- a CDS encoding type I restriction-modification system subunit M, translating into MNKQQLANKIWESANKMRSNIEANEYKDYILGFIFYKFLSDKEVKFLKENNATDKDIAQISETDTDTVTFIQEKLGYFISYENLFSTWLSMGSDFDVSNVRDALSAFNRKISDKHKKVFDGIFATLETGLSKLGDSPGSQTKAVNALIHLIKDIPMDNRQDYDVLGFIYEYLISMFAANAGKKAGEFYTPHEVSLLMSEIVAEHLKGKEMIDIYDPTSGSGSLLITIGRSAAKHMAGENKVRYYAQELKKNTYNLTRMNLVMRGILPDNIVTRCGDTLDKKDWPYFEDTDPIGTYRPLYVDAVVSNPPYSQHWDTKDMENDPRYKRFGIAPKTKADYAFLLHDLYHLKPEGIMTIVLPHGVLFRGGEEGTIRENLVEFNHIDAIIGLPANIFFGTGIPTIIMVLKQKRANDDVLIIDASKGFVKEGKNNKLRASDIKRIVDTYVSRATVPKFSRAVSREEIRENAYNLNIPRYVDSSNEAEHWDLYALMYGGIPVSEVADLSTFWDAFPSLRSDLFSVGTNGYLSLAAGDVRELISNHEDVCRFKDSFTAAFSDFDTYLHSELVEGWALVNTAKEEAVLSEDIFSRLSGIPLIDKYAAYQVLDDCWQRVTVDLEILQSEGFVAAKKVVPNLVLKKKEGKEVEVQDGWLGYVLPFELVQETMLKEDLVSLSLKKERLSEISSEVADVLSSLSEEELESEAVNEAKDAFTATGVAKEAKQIRAEMKGGAVFDEDSFEQKLLTVNTLFDEEKGLKKQVKADAARLDELTKETIEHLSDAEALDLLERKWILPLTSALAKMPEDVVSKLTTAVKYLSEKYAVTFSETEESIREAESSLSVLTDELEGSESDMAGLLKLKSLLAGE; encoded by the coding sequence GACTGATACGGATACGGTTACATTTATTCAGGAGAAGCTTGGCTACTTCATCTCTTATGAGAATCTGTTTTCTACCTGGCTTTCGATGGGTAGTGATTTTGACGTTTCGAATGTTCGTGATGCCTTGTCGGCATTTAATCGCAAAATCAGTGATAAACACAAAAAGGTTTTCGATGGTATTTTTGCGACTCTGGAAACCGGTTTGAGTAAGCTTGGTGATAGTCCTGGATCTCAAACTAAAGCGGTAAATGCGCTTATTCATCTTATTAAGGATATTCCGATGGATAACCGGCAGGACTATGATGTTCTTGGGTTTATTTACGAATATCTTATCAGCATGTTTGCTGCAAATGCCGGGAAAAAGGCTGGCGAGTTCTATACACCGCATGAGGTTTCCCTCTTGATGTCCGAGATCGTGGCTGAACATCTGAAAGGAAAGGAGATGATCGATATTTACGATCCGACAAGCGGTTCAGGCTCTCTTTTGATTACGATCGGCCGATCGGCTGCGAAACATATGGCGGGTGAAAATAAGGTCCGGTATTATGCGCAGGAGCTGAAGAAGAATACCTACAATCTTACCCGTATGAATCTGGTTATGCGGGGGATTCTTCCCGATAATATTGTTACGCGGTGCGGGGATACTCTGGATAAGAAAGACTGGCCGTATTTTGAGGATACTGATCCTATTGGAACGTACAGGCCGCTGTATGTGGATGCGGTTGTTTCTAATCCTCCTTATTCCCAGCACTGGGATACAAAGGATATGGAAAACGATCCCCGGTATAAGCGGTTTGGGATTGCTCCGAAGACGAAGGCGGACTATGCGTTTCTTTTACATGATTTGTATCATTTAAAGCCTGAAGGGATTATGACGATCGTTCTTCCGCACGGGGTGCTGTTCCGCGGGGGAGAGGAGGGGACTATCCGCGAGAATCTGGTGGAGTTTAATCATATTGATGCGATTATCGGTCTTCCGGCAAACATTTTCTTTGGAACGGGTATTCCGACGATCATTATGGTTCTAAAGCAGAAGCGGGCTAATGATGATGTTTTGATTATTGATGCTTCGAAAGGGTTTGTAAAGGAGGGGAAGAACAATAAGCTTCGTGCGTCGGATATTAAGCGGATTGTCGATACGTATGTGAGCCGGGCAACGGTTCCTAAGTTTTCACGTGCGGTGAGCCGTGAGGAGATTCGGGAGAATGCGTATAATCTGAATATCCCGCGGTATGTTGATTCGTCCAATGAGGCTGAGCACTGGGATTTGTATGCACTGATGTATGGAGGTATTCCGGTATCAGAGGTTGCGGATTTGTCTACGTTCTGGGATGCGTTTCCTTCGCTTCGCAGTGATTTGTTTTCCGTGGGAACAAACGGATATTTGTCGCTTGCAGCGGGAGATGTCAGAGAACTGATTTCAAATCATGAGGATGTCTGCCGGTTTAAGGATTCGTTTACGGCGGCTTTTTCTGACTTTGACACGTATTTGCATTCTGAGCTAGTAGAGGGATGGGCATTGGTTAATACGGCGAAAGAGGAGGCTGTATTATCAGAAGATATTTTCTCGCGGCTTTCCGGAATTCCGCTGATTGATAAATATGCGGCGTATCAGGTTCTTGATGATTGCTGGCAGAGAGTCACGGTTGATTTAGAGATTTTGCAAAGTGAAGGGTTTGTGGCGGCGAAGAAGGTTGTGCCGAATCTGGTTTTGAAGAAAAAGGAAGGAAAGGAGGTTGAGGTCCAGGACGGCTGGCTAGGGTATGTTCTTCCGTTTGAGCTGGTTCAGGAGACAATGCTAAAGGAGGATCTGGTTTCACTTTCCCTGAAGAAAGAGCGGCTTTCTGAGATTTCGTCCGAGGTTGCGGATGTTCTTTCTTCGCTGTCTGAGGAGGAGCTGGAATCCGAGGCAGTGAATGAGGCGAAGGATGCTTTTACTGCGACGGGTGTTGCTAAGGAAGCAAAGCAGATCCGTGCGGAGATGAAAGGCGGAGCGGTGTTTGATGAGGATTCGTTTGAGCAGAAGCTTTTAACGGTTAATACTTTGTTTGATGAGGAAAAGGGGCTGAAAAAGCAGGTGAAAGCGGATGCCGCCCGTCTGGATGAGCTGACGAAGGAGACGATTGAGCATCTTTCTGATGCCGAGGCTCTTGATTTGCTTGAACGTAAGTGGATTTTGCCGCTGACGTCAGCTCTTGCAAAGATGCCGGAGGATGTTGTTTCCAAGCTGACGACTGCGGTGAAGTATCTGTCGGAAAAGTATGCGGTTACGTTTTCGGAGACGGAGGAGAGTATTCGCGAGGCGGAGAGTTCTCTTTCAGTGCTGACTGATGAGCTGGAAGGTTCTGAGTCTGATATGGCAG